A genomic region of Fervidobacterium gondwanense DSM 13020 contains the following coding sequences:
- a CDS encoding M48 family metallopeptidase, which produces MKVQKLELDRKTSNKISSYIIAVLFLIISMLFGTVLDTILRTQSLFTVVFAIFSLLQILFGLSVIEKIIVRLFQKPLSSENIEALQKAQEKLEEAKRHVHIDEDINLVLIDSPSINSLSVGMIKHSRTICITTGAVERLNCDELSSLIYHELYHIKNGDTDYLTTVSGTFGSPLLIFKLTKSSIRKLKEVTKEGKLEHERYLKEILLMNFILVISAVFLPLSYLSNLFVSTRKEFDADIFAAERTSPDVLIGVFEKTKSNCIQLDTEYHFIRYHFFVHPNCVDTHKKPNSIIDTYPSIEERINNILNTFKKANL; this is translated from the coding sequence ATCATAAGCATGTTATTTGGCACTGTTCTTGACACCATTTTAAGAACACAATCTCTCTTTACTGTCGTATTTGCGATATTCTCTTTACTGCAAATTCTCTTTGGGCTATCCGTTATTGAGAAGATTATAGTCAGATTATTCCAAAAACCTTTAAGTTCAGAAAACATCGAAGCATTGCAGAAAGCTCAAGAAAAGCTCGAAGAAGCTAAACGACACGTGCACATAGACGAAGATATAAATCTTGTCTTGATAGATTCACCTTCTATAAATTCTCTTTCAGTTGGAATGATAAAGCATTCAAGGACAATCTGCATCACAACAGGTGCAGTTGAAAGACTAAATTGCGATGAATTAAGCAGCCTTATTTATCATGAGCTTTATCATATAAAGAACGGAGACACTGACTATCTCACAACTGTAAGTGGCACATTTGGAAGTCCGCTATTAATATTTAAACTGACAAAAAGCAGCATAAGAAAACTTAAAGAAGTTACGAAAGAAGGGAAGTTAGAGCACGAAAGGTACTTAAAAGAAATCCTTCTAATGAATTTTATACTTGTTATCTCAGCGGTGTTCCTACCGCTCAGTTACCTTTCCAACCTCTTCGTGAGTACAAGAAAGGAATTCGACGCGGACATTTTCGCAGCAGAAAGAACGTCGCCAGATGTGTTGATTGGTGTATTCGAGAAGACAAAAAGCAATTGTATACAGCTGGATACTGAATACCATTTCATAAGATATCACTTTTTTGTACATCCTAACTGTGTCGATACTCATAAGAAGCCTAATTCAATAATAGATACATATCCATCTATTGAAGAAAGAATAAACAACATACTAAACACATTTAAGAAAGCAAATCTGTGA